A region from the Aphis gossypii isolate Hap1 chromosome 1, ASM2018417v2, whole genome shotgun sequence genome encodes:
- the LOC114124590 gene encoding T-cell acute lymphocytic leukemia protein 1 homolog, whose amino-acid sequence MYLSFLIMPKNQQTQQILNDTRDDSSSSRVVMLFGSDEECDLTSDDLTSGDEDASSGNQLTGIRRFPVPDSRKPCTVTNSRERWRQHNVTGAFAELRKLVPTHPHDKKLSKNEILRMAIKYIRLLSGVLEWQENQQDFSNNNEDCMDNNVYL is encoded by the exons atgtatttaagttttttaattatgccgaaaaatcaacaaacccaacaaatattgaatgatACAAGAGATGATTCGTCTTCATCTCGAGTTGTTATGCTGTTTGGATCAGATGAGGAATGTGACTTAACATCGGATGATTTAACGTCTGGTGATGAAGATGCGTCGTCAGGAAATCAATTAACAGGGATTCGACGGTTCCCAGTACCGGATTCCCGAAAACCTTGTACTGTAACCAATTCACGGGAACGCTGGCGTCAACATAATGTAACCGGTGCCTTTGCAGAACTTCGAAAATTGGTACCCACTCACCCACACGATAAGAAATTAtcgaaaaatgaaattttaagaatGGCTATCAA GTATATTCGTCTTTTAAGTGGTGTCCTCGAATGGCAAGAAAATCAACAAGATTTCAGCAATAATAATGAAGATTGTATGGacaataatgtgtatttataa